The window GAGGCGCTGCTCAAGGTCTGAGCAAAACCCCCCTGAGCAACCCCTGAGGCACCCGCAGGACACCCCTGAGGCACCTGCAGGACACCGCGGAGGCGGGCCCGGAGGAATCCGGTGCCCGCCTCTCGCGTTTCTCCCGTAGAAGGCGGTCTCACCGGCCGAAGGCGAGTCCGGAGCCCAGGATCGCTACCATGGGGTCTCCGGAGCCTGACCGGGGACCCGGATCGCGCACGAGGAGTCCTCTTGCCAGACGAGGCCCAGCCACTCACCGCCGCCAAGCCCGAGAAGTCCGCGGCGCCCGCAGGCACGCCCGCACCGCCCGCGAGCGCGCCCGCGAAGAACGGCTCCGCCGAGCCCGCGGCCGGAGCCAAGGCGGCCGAGCGGCCACGCCCCGAGCCGGCCGCCCCCGAGCGTCAGGCACCCGCGTCCGCGGCCCGTCCCACGGCCGGCCAGCCCGCACGCTCCGGCGGCGGCTCCTCCAACCGCGTGCGCGCCCGGCTGGCCCGTCTCGGAGTCCAGCGGTCCAACCCGTACAACCCGGTCCTGGAGCCCCTGCTGCGGATAGTGCGCAGCAACGACCCGAAGATCGAGACGTCCACGCTCCGCCAGGTCGAGCGCGCCTACCAGGTCGCCGAGCGCTGGCACCGCGGCCAGAAGCGCAAGAGCGGCGACCCGTACATCACGCACCCGCTCGCCGTGACGACGATCCTCGCCGAGCTGGGCATGGACCCGGCCACGCTCATGGCGGGCCTGCTGCACGACACCGTCGAGGACACCGAGTACGGCCTGGACACCCTCAAGCGGGACTTCGGCGACCAGGTCGCGCTGCTCGTCGACGGCGTCACCAAGCTCGACAAGGTCAAGTTCGGCGAGGCCGCGCAGGCCGAGACCGTCCGCAAGATGGTCGTCGCCATGGCCAAGGACCCGCGCGTCCTGGTCATCAAGCTCGCCGACCGTCTGCACAACATGCGCACGATGCGCTACCTCAAGCGCGAGAAGCAGGAGAAGAAGGCCCGCGAGACGCTGGAGATCTACGCTCCGCTGGCGCACCGCCTGGGCATGAACACCATCAAGTGGGAGCTGGAGGACCTCGCCTTCGCGATCCTCTACCCCAAGATGTACGACGAGATCGTGCGCCTGGTCGCCGAGCGCGCCCCCAAGCGCGACGAGTACCTCGCCATAGTGACCGACGAGGTCCAGTCCGACCTGCGCGCGGCCCGCATCAAGGCGACCGTCACCGGCCGCCCGAAGCACTACTACAGCGTCTACCAGAAGATGATCGTCCGCGGCCGTGACTTCGCGGAGATCTACGACCTGGTGGGCATCCGAGTCCTCGTCGACACGGTCCGCGACTGCTATGCGGCGCTGGGCACGGTCCACGCCCGCTGGAACCCGGTTCCGGGGCGGTTCAAGGACTACATCGCGATGCCCAAGTTCAACATGTACCAGTCGCTGCACACGACGGTGATCGGTCCGAACGGCAAACCGGTCGAACTCCAGATCCGTACGTTCGACATGCACCGCCGCGCCGAGTACGGCATCGCCGCGCACTGGAAGTACAAGCAGGAGCCGTCCGCCGGCGCCTCCAAGGTGCGCACGGACGCGCCCAAGGGACTCGGCAAGGACAAGGACGCCGTCAACGACATGGCGTGGCTGCGCCAGTTGCTCGACTGGCAGAAGGAGACCGAGGACCCCAGCGAGTTCCTGGAGTCCCTGCGCTTCGACCTGTCCCGCAACGAGGTCTTCGTCTTCACGCCGAAGGGCGACGTCATAGCGCTCCCGGCCGGGGCGACGCCGGTGGACTTCGCGTACGCGGTCCACACGGAGGTCGGCCACCGGACCATAGGAGCGAGGGTCAACGGACGCCTCGTACCGCTCGAATCCACCCTGGACAACGGCGACCTGGTCGAGGTCTTCACCTCGAAGGCCGCCGGCGCGGGCCCGTCCCGCGACTGGCTGGGCTTCGTGAAGTCCCCGCGCGCCCGCAACAAGATCAGGGCCTGGTTCTCCAAGGAGCGCCGCGACGAGGCGATCGAGCAGGGCAAGGACGCCATCGCGCGCGCCATGCGCAAGCAGAACCTGCCGATCCAGCGCATCCTCACCGGCGACTCGCTGGTCACGCTCGCGCACGAGATGCGCTACCCCGACATCTCGTCCCTGTACGCGGCGATCGGCGAGGGCCATGTGGCCGCGCAGAACGTGGTGCAGAAGCTCGTCCAGGCGCTCGGCGGCGAGGAGGCGGCCACCGAGGAGATCGACGAGAGCGTCCCGCCCGCCCGCGGCCGCGGCCGCAAACGCCGGTCGAACGCCGACCCGGGCGTCGTCGTCAAGGGCGTCGACGACGTGTGGGTCAAGCTCGCCCGCTGTTGTACGCCCGTGCCCGGCGACCCGATCATGGGCTTCGTCACGCGCGGCAGCGGCGTATCGGTCCACCGCACCGACTGCGTCAACGTCGACTCGCTGTCCCGCGAACCCGAGCGCATCCTCGAGGTCGAGTGGGCGCCCACCCAGTCCTCGGTCTTCCTGGTCGCCATCCAGGTGGAGGCGCTGGACCGCTCACGGCTCCTGTCGGACGTCACCAGGGTCCTGTCCGACCAGCACGTCAACATCCTGTCGGCGGCCGTCCAGACGTCCCGCGACCGGGTGGCCACCTCCCGCTTCACCTTCGAGATGGGCGACCCGAAGCACCTGGGCCACGTCCTGAAGGCGGTCAGGGGAGTCGAGGGCGTGTACGACGTGTACCGGGTGACATCGGCGCGCAGACCGTAATCGGGCACTACGTAGAGGGGCTTCACGTACGTCACGTACGGAAGCCCCTCTACGTAGAAGCGGAAAAACTCAGCCGCCGAACTCCTGCAGACCCTTCAGAGCCTGCTCAAGGAGCGCCTGGCGGCCGTCGAGCTCCTTCTGGAGCTTGTCCGCCCGCGCGTTGTTGCCGGAGGACCGCGCAGACTCGATCTGGCCCCGGAGCTTGTCCACGGCCGCCTGGAGCTGCCCGGTCAGACCCTCGGCACGCGCGCGTGCCTCCGGGTTCGTCCGGCGCCACTCGGCGTCCTCGGACTCCTGGAGGGCCCGCTCCACCGTGTGCATCCGGCCCTCGACCTTCGGGCGGGCGTCACGCGGCACATGGCCGATGGCCTCCCACCGCTCGTTGATCGAGCGGAAGGCGGCCCGCGCCGCCTTCAGGTCGTGCACCGGGAGGAGCTTCTCGGCCTCCTCGGCCAGCTCCTCCTTGAGCTTCAGGTTCTCCGTCTGCTCCGCGTCCCGCTCGGCGAAGACCGAGCTGCGCGCCGCGAAGAACACGTCCTGGGCACCGCGGAAACGGTTCCACAGATCGTCCTCGTGCTCGCGCTGGGCACGGCCCGCGGCCTTCCAGTCCGCCATCAGCTCGCGGTAGCGGGCGGCCGTCGGACCCCAGTCCGTCGAGCCGGACAGCGACTCGGCCTCCGCGACCAGCTTCTCCTTGGTCTTGCGGGCCTCCTCGCGCTGCGCGTCGAGCGACGCGAAGTGCGCCTTGCGGCGCTTGGAGAACGCCGAGCGCGCGTGCGAGAAGCGGTGCCACAGCTCGTCGTCGGACTTCCGGTCGAGCCGAGGCAGACCCTTCCAGGTGTCCACGAGCGCCCGCAGCCGCTCACCGGCGGCCCGCCACTGGTCGGACTGGGCCAGCTCCTCCGCCTCGGTGACCAGCGCCTCCTTGGAGTGCCGGGCCTCGTCGGACTGCTTCGCCCGCTGGGCCTTGCGCTCCTCGCGGCGTGCCTCGACCGTCTCGACGAGCTTGTCCAGCCGTACCTTCAGCGCGTCCAGATCCCCGACCGCGTGGTGGGCGTCCACCTGCTCGCGAATGTGGTCGATGGCGATCTGGGCGTCCTTCGCGGACAGGTCGGTGGTCTTCACTCGTCGCTCGAGGAGGCCGATCTCCACGACCAGGCCCTCGTACTTGCGCTCGAAGTAGGCCAGTGCCTCGTCGGGAGAACCGGCCTGCCAGGAACCGACGACCTGCTCGCCGTCGGCCGTACGCACGTACACGGTCCCCGTCTCGTCGACGCGGCCCCATGGGTCGCTGCTCACAGCGCCTCCTCCACATGATGCCTGCGTGGGGCTGCTTTGCCCCCGGGCATCGTCCACAGTTTCGTCACGGCCAACATAGGCGACCGGCGGGGCGGCTGTCCGCATCCCGCGCGACCGAAATTTCGCTGCTGGAGGTCAGGATTTCGTTACGGTCGCCTTGTCGATCACGACGGTCGCATTGGGTGCGCCGTCGCCCTGGCCAGTGCTCTCGCCGGCCTTGGCGATTTTCTCCATGACCTTCATGCCCGATTCGGAAATAGTGCCGAACGGTGTGTAGTTGGCCGGCAACGGACTGTCCTGGTACACGAGGAAGAACTGGCTGCCGCCGGAGTTGCGGCCTTCCTTCGTCTGCGCGTTGTACTGGTTGGCCATCGCCACCGTGCCCGCCGGATACACGCCGCCCTTGAGGCGCTTGTCCTTGAGGTTCTCGTCCGGAATCGTGTAGCCGGGACCGCCCATGCCGGTGCCCTGCGGGTCGCCGCACTGCAGCACGAAGATGCCGTTCGTGGTCAGGCGGTGGCACTTGGTGTGGTCCAGATAGCCCTTGCCCACCAGGAAGTTGAACGAGTTCACGGTGCGCGGGGCCTTCGAGGCCGGCATGTCGATGTCTATCGTGCCGCAGGTCGTCTGCAGCTTCATCGTGTAGTCCGCCGACTTGTCGACGGTCATCGCCGGCTCCTTCTTGTAGCTCAGCGACTTCACCTTGCCCGCCGCGGCCTTCTCGCAGGGGTCCGGTGCCTTGCTGGGCGCGGAGGGGCTCGGGCTGGCCTCGGCCGCCGCGTCCGACTTGTTGTCGTCGCTCTTGAAGACCCCGGTCGCGTACGACACCACGCTGCCCACGACGACGACGCCGAGGACCGACGCGATCACCGCGTTGCGAGCGTGGGCCTTGCGCCGAGCGGACGTGCGCCGCTGCTGTTGCCGCAAGAACTTCTCCCGGGCGAGCTGACGCCGCCGCTGTTCCTGGGTGACCACCGGGTTATCTCCTCATGCGTCTCGTACGTCAGGTGGGACGCGTGCGTCTG is drawn from Streptomyces liliifuscus and contains these coding sequences:
- a CDS encoding peptidylprolyl isomerase, whose translation is MVTQEQRRRQLAREKFLRQQQRRTSARRKAHARNAVIASVLGVVVVGSVVSYATGVFKSDDNKSDAAAEASPSPSAPSKAPDPCEKAAAGKVKSLSYKKEPAMTVDKSADYTMKLQTTCGTIDIDMPASKAPRTVNSFNFLVGKGYLDHTKCHRLTTNGIFVLQCGDPQGTGMGGPGYTIPDENLKDKRLKGGVYPAGTVAMANQYNAQTKEGRNSGGSQFFLVYQDSPLPANYTPFGTISESGMKVMEKIAKAGESTGQGDGAPNATVVIDKATVTKS
- a CDS encoding RelA/SpoT family protein, which gives rise to MPDEAQPLTAAKPEKSAAPAGTPAPPASAPAKNGSAEPAAGAKAAERPRPEPAAPERQAPASAARPTAGQPARSGGGSSNRVRARLARLGVQRSNPYNPVLEPLLRIVRSNDPKIETSTLRQVERAYQVAERWHRGQKRKSGDPYITHPLAVTTILAELGMDPATLMAGLLHDTVEDTEYGLDTLKRDFGDQVALLVDGVTKLDKVKFGEAAQAETVRKMVVAMAKDPRVLVIKLADRLHNMRTMRYLKREKQEKKARETLEIYAPLAHRLGMNTIKWELEDLAFAILYPKMYDEIVRLVAERAPKRDEYLAIVTDEVQSDLRAARIKATVTGRPKHYYSVYQKMIVRGRDFAEIYDLVGIRVLVDTVRDCYAALGTVHARWNPVPGRFKDYIAMPKFNMYQSLHTTVIGPNGKPVELQIRTFDMHRRAEYGIAAHWKYKQEPSAGASKVRTDAPKGLGKDKDAVNDMAWLRQLLDWQKETEDPSEFLESLRFDLSRNEVFVFTPKGDVIALPAGATPVDFAYAVHTEVGHRTIGARVNGRLVPLESTLDNGDLVEVFTSKAAGAGPSRDWLGFVKSPRARNKIRAWFSKERRDEAIEQGKDAIARAMRKQNLPIQRILTGDSLVTLAHEMRYPDISSLYAAIGEGHVAAQNVVQKLVQALGGEEAATEEIDESVPPARGRGRKRRSNADPGVVVKGVDDVWVKLARCCTPVPGDPIMGFVTRGSGVSVHRTDCVNVDSLSREPERILEVEWAPTQSSVFLVAIQVEALDRSRLLSDVTRVLSDQHVNILSAAVQTSRDRVATSRFTFEMGDPKHLGHVLKAVRGVEGVYDVYRVTSARRP
- a CDS encoding DUF349 domain-containing protein gives rise to the protein MSSDPWGRVDETGTVYVRTADGEQVVGSWQAGSPDEALAYFERKYEGLVVEIGLLERRVKTTDLSAKDAQIAIDHIREQVDAHHAVGDLDALKVRLDKLVETVEARREERKAQRAKQSDEARHSKEALVTEAEELAQSDQWRAAGERLRALVDTWKGLPRLDRKSDDELWHRFSHARSAFSKRRKAHFASLDAQREEARKTKEKLVAEAESLSGSTDWGPTAARYRELMADWKAAGRAQREHEDDLWNRFRGAQDVFFAARSSVFAERDAEQTENLKLKEELAEEAEKLLPVHDLKAARAAFRSINERWEAIGHVPRDARPKVEGRMHTVERALQESEDAEWRRTNPEARARAEGLTGQLQAAVDKLRGQIESARSSGNNARADKLQKELDGRQALLEQALKGLQEFGG